Proteins co-encoded in one Rhopalosiphum maidis isolate BTI-1 chromosome 2, ASM367621v3, whole genome shotgun sequence genomic window:
- the LOC113551275 gene encoding protein HID1, with protein sequence MGNADTKLVFRKAVVQLTSKTQTISSEDNDFWDQFWSETVTNVQDVFTLVPASEIRLLREDVPANLATLCYKAVEKFVKAVENSCRTQQDQNTVLNCSRLLTRVLPYVFEEPDWENIFWSSLPAGKGDPPIPLAHSLCSAICDLLFCPDFTVASNRKTGPDKAEDLHAVDSCEYIWEKGVGFAQSPVKNATFESNRTELLRLLLTCFSQAIYSPNQNGNRWVQYVTSAENRHALPMLTSLLNTVCGYDPIGMGVPYNHLLFADTSEPLVDMCLQILIVALDSDVQQNDEAAIDNLFINYLSRVHRDEDFSFILSGFTRLLMNPLRQTYLPHSTKKVQFHQELLIFFWKICEFNKKFLYFVLKSSDVLDVLVPILYHLNDSRADQSRIGLMHIGVFILLLLSGERNFGVRLNKPYTATIPMDIPVFSGTHADLLIVVFHKIITTGHNRMQPLFDCLLTILVNVSPYLKTLSMVSSTKLLHLVDAFTTPWFLFSSPSANHLAFFLLEIFNNIIQYQFDGNSNLVYTIIRKRQVFHSLANLPTDYNTIIKSLTKKAKRNMQATSSVSLTATETPSMEGSTPALPAEPGTLNATLPDTPGVMKITERESAHPGNLTLPAELVMSNGMTKEITKQSSNQGDCSPTTSSPKNDAEWTPTTEWVRSWKEKLPLQTIMRLLQVLVPQVEKICIDKGLTDESEILKFLQHGTLVGLLPVPHPILIRKYQSNPGTTAWFRTYMWAVIFLRNIDPPIWYDTEVKLFEIQRM encoded by the exons ATGGGCAACGCTGACACCAAACTGGTGTTCCGAAAAGCCGTTGTTCAACTAACATCTAAGACCCAG ACAATCAGCTCTGAGGACAATGACTTTTGGGATCAGTTTTGGTCGGAGACCGTAACCAATGTGCAGGACGTGTTTACACTTGTGCCGGCCTCTGAAATTCGGCTACTTAGGGAAGATGTACCAGCTAATTTGGCCACGCTTTGCTATAAGGCGGTCGAGAAGTTTGTCAAAGCTGTGGAGAACAGCTGTCGCACACAGCAGGATCAAAATACAG TCTTGAATTGCTCACGACTGTTGACTAGAGTGCTCCCATATGTCTTTGAAGAACCAGATTGGGAGAACATATTCTGGTCCAGTTTGCCAGCTGGCAAAGGTGATCCGCCCATTCCATTGGCACATTCACTATGTAGTgctatatgt GATTTATTGTTTTGCCCAGATTTCACAGTCGCATCGAATCGTAAGACTGGGCCG GATAAAGCAGAAGATTTACATGCAGTAGATAGTTGTGAATACATTTGGGAAAAAGGAGTAGGTTTTGCACAGTCTCCTGTAAAAAATGCTACTTTTGAATCAAATCGCACTGAACTGCTGCGTTTACTGTTGACGTGTTTCAGTCAAGCTATATACTCACCAAATCAAA atGGTAATAGATGGGTACAGTATGTAACCTCAGCTGAAAATCGCCATGCATTGCCTATGCTTACATCTCTTTTGAATACTGTGTGCGGTTACGATCCTATTGGCATGGGTGTCCCGTACAATCATCTTCTATTTGCTGACACATCTGAACCCTTAGTTGATATGTGTCTACAAATCCTTATTGTGGCTTTGGATTCTGATGTTCAacag AATGATGAAGCAGCCAtagataatttgtttattaattatttatcaagagTTCATCGAGATGaagatttttcatttattttaagtggATTTACAAGGTTGTTAATGAACCCCTTACGACAGACTTATCTTCCACATTCCACAAAAAAAGTGCAATTCCACCAAGAGCTGTTGATATTCTTTTGGAAAAtctgtgaatttaataaa aaatttctatattttgtaCTCAAAAGTAGTGATGTCCTTGATGTTTTAGTACCAATTTTGTATCATTTAAATGATTCCAGAGCAGATCAAt ctcGAATTGGTCTTATGCACATAggagtatttattttgttattacttagTGGTGAGAGAAATTTTGGAGTACGTCTCAACAAGCCATACACTGCAACAATACCTATGGATATACCAGTGTTTAGTGGTACACACGCAGATCTTCTTATTGTTGTGTTTCATAAGATTATCACTACTGGGCATAACAGAATGCAACCACTTTTCGACTGTCTTCTTACAATCCTAGTAAATG tcTCTCCATATTTAAAAACCTTGTCAATGGTATCGAGTACAAAGCTTTTACATTTGGTGGATGCATTTACAACTCCATGGTTTTTGTTTTCTTCACCATCTGCCAATCACCTTGCTTTTTTCTTGttggaaatatttaataatattatacaataccaaTTTGATG gtaattcaaatttagtatatacaattattcgcAAAAGACAAGTTTTTCATAGTTTAGCAAACTTGCCAACTGattacaatactattattaaatcactAACTAAAAAAGCAAAAAGAAATATGCAAGCCACTAGCTCTGTTAGTCTAACAGCTACTGAAACACCTAGTATGGAAGGGTCTACTCCTGCATTGCCTGCCGAGCCTGGAACTCTTAATGCCACACTTCCTGATACTCCAG GTGTAATGAAAATAACTGAACGTGAAAGTGCTCATCCGGGAAATTTAACCTTACCCGCTGAACTGGTAATGTCTAATGGCATGACAAAGGAAATTACAAAACAATCTTCTAACCAAGGAGATTGCTCTCCAACAACATCGTCGCCtaag AATGATGCAGAATGGACTCCAACTACTGAGTGGGTGCGATCTTGGAAGGAAAAGTTGCCATTACAAACAATTATGCGATTACTCCAAGTGCTAGTGCCTCAAGtggaaaaaatatgcatagacaa AGGTTTGACGGATGAAAGTGAAATTCTAAAATTCTTGCAACATGGTACATTAGTAGGACTGTTACCAGTCCCTCATCCAATACTCATAAGAAAGTATCAGTCTAATCCAGGAACAACTGCTTGGTTTCGTACATATATGTGGGCTGTTATATTTCTCAG aAACATTGATCCGCCTATTTGGTATGACACCGAAgtaaaactttttgaaatacaacGCATGTAA